In Dyadobacter sp. CECT 9275, the following proteins share a genomic window:
- a CDS encoding RNA polymerase sigma factor — translation MNSRLQEDFIRTIREYQGVISSICLAYYSVPEDVKDARQDVILQLWRSFPTFRGEAKISTWVYRVTLNTILAKRKREVRRTVSESLSETHLNSIPEPLSRDIEDTQELALLISHLDDNDKAVILRFSGRIPQ, via the coding sequence ATGAATTCCAGACTTCAGGAAGATTTTATCAGGACTATCAGGGAATATCAGGGAGTGATCAGCAGCATTTGCCTGGCTTATTATTCCGTGCCTGAGGATGTGAAGGATGCCAGGCAGGACGTCATTCTCCAGTTATGGCGCTCTTTCCCAACGTTTCGTGGCGAAGCGAAGATCAGTACCTGGGTCTACCGGGTAACGCTTAATACCATTCTGGCCAAAAGAAAAAGAGAAGTAAGGAGGACGGTAAGCGAATCGCTCTCTGAAACACACCTGAATAGTATCCCCGAGCCGTTATCACGTGATATCGAGGATACCCAGGAATTGGCTCTTCTCATCAGCCACCTGGACGACAACGACAAGGCCGTTATACTTCGTTTTTCTGGAAGGATACCACAATAA
- a CDS encoding tetratricopeptide repeat protein has product MIMPRIFFLFFLFLLHSCSQSSDAFLQKGKTLMKEGKTKEAIEFINKAIEKNTSSAEAFNLRGVAYYELKEYDNALLDFNQAVKLAPESYRAYFNRGLLYTDENKLDSALNNYNEAARLAPDTADIFLNRGQLYALLDQPEQAIPDFEKATRLDENNAQAWYNLGNTYFRRKDYKKATLAFRQTIRLDGKNGKAFYGLAMAQWNDGEKDISCTTFRQALDLGYSDAQVALAQYCR; this is encoded by the coding sequence ATGATTATGCCCCGAATATTTTTTTTATTTTTTTTATTTCTGCTCCATTCCTGTTCCCAATCCTCTGACGCTTTTCTCCAGAAAGGGAAAACTCTGATGAAGGAGGGCAAGACGAAAGAAGCCATTGAATTCATCAACAAAGCCATTGAAAAAAACACCTCCAGCGCCGAAGCCTTTAATTTGAGAGGGGTAGCTTATTATGAACTTAAGGAGTACGACAACGCATTGCTGGACTTTAATCAGGCCGTGAAACTGGCTCCGGAATCTTACCGTGCCTATTTCAACCGGGGTTTGTTATATACCGACGAGAATAAGTTGGATTCTGCCCTGAACAACTATAATGAGGCCGCCAGGCTTGCCCCTGATACCGCGGATATCTTCCTGAATCGCGGACAGTTATATGCTTTACTGGACCAGCCGGAGCAGGCAATACCGGATTTCGAAAAAGCAACACGGCTGGACGAAAACAATGCACAGGCATGGTATAACCTGGGTAATACTTACTTCCGCAGGAAAGACTATAAAAAAGCAACGCTGGCTTTCCGCCAAACCATCCGACTGGACGGAAAAAACGGAAAGGCGTTTTACGGCCTTGCGATGGCCCAATGGAACGACGGTGAAAAGGATATTTCCTGCACCACTTTCAGGCAGGCGCTTGACCTGGGTTATTCCGATGCTCAGGTGGCACTGGCGCAGTACTGCAGATAG
- the fsa gene encoding fructose-6-phosphate aldolase yields the protein MKFFIDTANLKEIQEAHLLGVLDGVTTNPSLMAKEGITGKDNIMRHYKAICDIVDGDVSAEVISTDLEGMIREGEELIEIDEKIVVKIPMIKDGVKALKYFSGKGVRTNCTLIFSAGQALLAAKAGATYVSPFIGRLDDISTDGIALIEQILTIYRNYGYETQVLAASVRHPMHILQCAELGADVMTGPLSAIEALLKHPLTDIGLAKFLSDYQKGNS from the coding sequence ATGAAATTTTTTATTGATACTGCCAATCTTAAAGAGATACAGGAAGCCCACTTATTAGGGGTTTTAGATGGTGTTACCACCAATCCTTCGCTTATGGCGAAAGAAGGAATTACGGGAAAGGATAATATCATGCGTCACTATAAAGCAATTTGCGATATCGTTGACGGTGACGTGAGCGCTGAGGTGATCTCGACCGATTTGGAAGGGATGATACGGGAAGGGGAAGAACTCATTGAAATCGACGAAAAAATTGTTGTGAAAATCCCGATGATCAAAGACGGTGTTAAAGCGTTGAAGTACTTCTCGGGCAAAGGTGTACGCACCAATTGTACGCTTATATTTTCTGCGGGGCAAGCCTTATTGGCCGCCAAGGCAGGTGCAACTTATGTTTCTCCGTTTATCGGCCGTTTGGACGATATCTCAACAGATGGTATCGCGCTGATCGAGCAGATCCTTACTATTTACAGAAATTACGGCTATGAAACGCAAGTTCTGGCTGCTTCTGTTCGCCACCCGATGCACATTTTACAGTGTGCTGAACTTGGTGCAGACGTAATGACTGGCCCGCTGAGCGCAATTGAAGCCTTGCTGAAACACCCGCTTACGGATATTGGTCTGGCGAAATTCCTTTCCGATTACCAAAAAGGAAATTCCTGA